The proteins below are encoded in one region of Streptomyces marianii:
- a CDS encoding aldehyde dehydrogenase family protein, whose amino-acid sequence MTTGTALHWIDGTWVGPGGRGGAGIRPALGERGTDRRAGDGQEMAARALAAARRAFGETRWKDDRHLRARTLHEMADVFAAHIGQLTEALAQADGRPRQHARFEAETAPSRLRYFASLVRTGHGRALEVAPGNCSLVLRRPRGVAGIVVPGRSPVVLLICSLAPALAAGTTSVVRMPGRTARVNALVFGIFSEIESLPRGVVNGFTEDDGAGARYLVAAADVPCALDGTAGEPSAMEDFIECERVTITPGTIQR is encoded by the coding sequence ATGACGACTGGGACCGCGTTGCACTGGATCGACGGCACCTGGGTGGGTCCGGGCGGCCGTGGCGGCGCCGGCATCCGTCCGGCGCTGGGGGAGCGGGGCACGGACCGACGGGCCGGCGACGGGCAGGAGATGGCGGCTCGGGCGCTCGCGGCGGCCCGGCGGGCCTTCGGCGAGACCCGCTGGAAGGACGACCGGCATCTGCGTGCGAGGACCCTGCACGAGATGGCGGACGTGTTCGCCGCGCACATCGGGCAGTTGACCGAGGCGCTGGCCCAGGCGGACGGAAGGCCGAGGCAGCACGCGCGCTTCGAGGCGGAGACGGCGCCGTCGCGGCTGCGCTACTTCGCCTCGCTCGTACGCACCGGCCATGGGCGCGCCCTCGAAGTCGCCCCGGGGAACTGCTCCCTCGTCCTGCGGCGCCCGCGCGGTGTGGCCGGAATCGTCGTGCCGGGCCGGTCACCGGTCGTCCTGCTCATCTGCTCCCTGGCCCCGGCCCTGGCGGCCGGGACGACCAGCGTGGTGCGGATGCCGGGGCGGACAGCCCGCGTCAATGCCCTGGTCTTCGGGATCTTCTCCGAGATCGAGTCCCTGCCGCGCGGCGTCGTCAACGGGTTCACGGAGGACGACGGCGCGGGCGCCCGGTACCTGGTCGCCGCGGCCGATGTGCCGTGCGCCCTGGACGGGACCGCCGGGGAGCCGTCGGCGATGGAGGACTTCATCGAGTGCGAACGTGTGACGATCACCCCGGGAACCATCCAGCGGTAG
- a CDS encoding DUF402 domain-containing protein, whose protein sequence is MGRRFRVGEAIVRREMLDGREWLVLPVRVAGDDEHALAVYLAQGTPLTFGQGDFRWGPHPWREFPHVWQSSGVLQLQRPGEEYAVWGRWEGGGLREWYVNFQAPYTRTAHGFDTLDHELDLVIPGDGSPYRWKDVEHFEERVRTGGFTPGEAASVRAAASRVAGLVERGECWWERWREWTPPAGWEVPAPVALTDGGSPGAL, encoded by the coding sequence ATGGGCAGACGATTCCGCGTGGGCGAGGCCATCGTCCGCAGAGAGATGCTGGACGGGCGCGAATGGCTGGTCCTCCCCGTGCGGGTGGCCGGTGACGACGAGCACGCGCTCGCCGTGTACCTGGCCCAGGGCACGCCCCTCACCTTCGGGCAGGGGGACTTCCGCTGGGGCCCGCACCCCTGGCGCGAGTTCCCGCACGTGTGGCAGTCGAGCGGTGTGCTCCAACTCCAGCGCCCGGGCGAGGAGTACGCGGTGTGGGGCCGCTGGGAGGGCGGTGGACTGAGGGAGTGGTACGTCAACTTCCAGGCGCCGTACACCCGTACGGCGCACGGGTTCGACACGCTCGACCACGAGCTGGACCTCGTCATCCCGGGCGACGGTTCCCCGTATCGGTGGAAGGACGTCGAGCACTTCGAGGAACGCGTGCGCACGGGCGGTTTCACGCCCGGGGAGGCGGCATCCGTGAGGGCGGCCGCCTCCCGCGTCGCCGGTCTCGTCGAGCGCGGTGAGTGCTGGTGGGAGCGGTGGCGGGAGTGGACACCGCCCGCCGGGTGGGAGGTCCCCGCACCCGTCGCCCTGACGGACGGCGGCTCCCCGGGCGCGCTCTGA
- the msrA gene encoding peptide-methionine (S)-S-oxide reductase MsrA: MTARTEKAVLAGGCFWGMQDLIRRQPGVLATRVGYTGGDTPDATYRNHGDHAEAIEIVYDPGATSYRDLLEFFFQIHDPTTKDRQGNDVGRSYRSAIYYTDEEQRRVAVDTIADVEASGLWPGSVVTEVEPEGDFWEAEPEHQDYLERYPDGYTCHFPRPGWKLPRRAAGAAS, encoded by the coding sequence ATGACTGCCCGAACCGAGAAGGCCGTACTGGCCGGCGGCTGCTTCTGGGGGATGCAGGACCTCATCCGCAGGCAGCCGGGCGTGCTGGCCACCCGGGTCGGCTACACCGGGGGCGACACCCCCGACGCCACGTACCGGAACCACGGGGACCACGCCGAGGCGATCGAGATCGTCTACGACCCCGGCGCGACGAGTTACCGGGACCTGCTGGAGTTCTTCTTCCAGATCCACGACCCGACCACCAAGGACCGCCAGGGCAACGACGTTGGCCGCAGCTACCGCTCCGCGATCTACTACACGGACGAGGAGCAGCGGCGCGTCGCGGTCGACACCATCGCCGATGTCGAGGCGAGCGGGCTGTGGCCGGGCTCGGTGGTGACCGAGGTGGAGCCCGAGGGCGACTTCTGGGAGGCGGAGCCGGAGCACCAGGACTACCTGGAGCGGTACCCGGACGGCTACACCTGCCACTTCCCCCGCCCCGGCTGGAAGCTCCCCCGCCGCGCCGCCGGCGCGGCGAGCTGA
- a CDS encoding endonuclease/exonuclease/phosphatase family protein produces the protein MSAPREAARFGMLCLSLTAVVAATVASPAAYADDSPTAPLTGTFDVLTYNIAGLPEPLSGSRPARNTKEISKRINAYDVVNVQEDFAYHADLVKHDEHRYRTPPSVPSWVPVPGVPFSDGLNTLSGFKLRKLDRVTWNRCTNADCLTPKGFTYLRLELPGGRSLDLYNAHMNAGSGTEDMLRARRDNVRQLSGYIKKHSAGRAVIVTGDTNSRYTRSGDVIRELRDGNGLTDAWVQLVRGGSTPGVDDSAPTCKESTACELLDKIFYRSGPGLTLEAVRYGNEYERFLDGKGKPLSDHNPPSVTFTFTADGDDG, from the coding sequence ATGTCCGCACCACGTGAAGCAGCACGGTTCGGCATGCTCTGCCTGAGCCTGACGGCGGTCGTCGCGGCCACGGTCGCGTCCCCCGCCGCATACGCGGACGACTCCCCGACCGCGCCCCTCACCGGCACCTTCGACGTGCTGACCTACAACATCGCCGGACTTCCCGAACCCCTGTCGGGCAGTCGGCCCGCGCGGAACACGAAGGAGATATCCAAGAGGATCAACGCCTACGACGTCGTGAACGTCCAGGAGGACTTCGCGTACCACGCCGACCTCGTCAAGCATGACGAGCACCGCTACCGGACACCTCCCTCGGTTCCCTCGTGGGTGCCGGTGCCCGGTGTGCCCTTCTCGGACGGTCTCAACACCCTGTCCGGTTTCAAGCTCAGGAAACTCGACCGGGTGACGTGGAACCGGTGCACCAACGCCGACTGCCTCACGCCGAAGGGCTTCACGTACCTGCGGCTGGAACTTCCCGGCGGGCGGTCGCTCGACCTGTACAACGCGCACATGAACGCGGGTTCCGGCACCGAGGACATGCTGCGCGCCCGCCGTGACAACGTCCGGCAGTTGTCCGGTTACATCAAGAAGCACTCCGCCGGGAGGGCCGTCATCGTCACCGGTGACACGAACAGCCGTTACACGAGATCCGGCGACGTCATCCGCGAACTGCGGGACGGCAACGGGCTCACCGACGCCTGGGTCCAGCTGGTCAGGGGCGGCTCGACGCCCGGAGTCGACGACTCGGCACCCACGTGCAAGGAATCCACCGCGTGCGAGCTCCTCGACAAGATCTTCTACCGCAGCGGTCCGGGGCTGACGCTGGAAGCGGTCCGCTACGGCAACGAGTACGAACGGTTCCTCGACGGCAAGGGGAAGCCGCTGTCCGACCACAATCCGCCGTCCGTCACGTTCACCTTCACCGCGGACGGCGACGACGGCTGA
- a CDS encoding helix-turn-helix transcriptional regulator has protein sequence MLRVERAITRRQLADALGVHYQTVGYLERGEYSPSLYLALRIAEYFEVPVEVIFSTTPFPRIGSTSPSE, from the coding sequence ATGCTGCGGGTGGAGCGCGCCATCACCCGCAGGCAGCTCGCCGACGCCCTCGGGGTGCACTACCAGACGGTGGGCTATCTGGAGCGCGGTGAGTACAGTCCCAGCCTGTACCTGGCCCTGCGGATCGCGGAGTACTTCGAGGTCCCGGTCGAGGTGATCTTCTCGACCACCCCGTTCCCCCGGATCGGGAGCACCTCACCCTCCGAGTGA
- a CDS encoding ABC transporter permease yields MNPTVYAVRLGLRRGRTEFRQSVTSPGDIVYYLVLGGVFLGVLFFMRNSTVEGTGLSLATLSMPSMIGGLLAFQALGGAAFALAAEREDGTLLRARTVPQGLVGYIAGRVLGIALSTVLTLTIILVPSVFLFDDLVTGDLAKWLNLLWVLGLGLLATLPIGLIIGAMVKNPRGANTWGIFPTMGLMAISGIFYPITSLAGWLQGVAQVFPVYWVGLGTRAALLPEAAVAVELGDSWRRPMTAVVLLAWAVVALLIAPKVLGRTARGETGSKVEARQQEALKRVG; encoded by the coding sequence GTGAATCCCACCGTTTACGCGGTACGGCTCGGCCTGCGCCGCGGCCGGACCGAGTTCCGGCAGAGCGTGACCTCGCCCGGCGACATCGTCTACTACCTCGTCCTGGGGGGCGTGTTCCTCGGGGTGCTGTTCTTCATGCGGAACTCGACCGTGGAGGGGACGGGCCTCTCGCTGGCGACGCTCTCCATGCCGAGCATGATCGGCGGACTGCTGGCCTTCCAGGCGCTGGGCGGTGCGGCGTTCGCGCTGGCGGCCGAGCGGGAGGACGGCACGCTGCTGCGGGCCAGGACCGTACCGCAGGGTCTCGTCGGCTACATCGCCGGCCGGGTGCTGGGAATTGCTCTGAGTACCGTGCTCACACTGACGATCATCCTGGTGCCGAGCGTGTTCCTCTTCGACGACCTGGTGACCGGGGACCTCGCCAAGTGGCTGAACCTGCTGTGGGTGCTGGGCCTCGGGCTGCTCGCCACCCTGCCGATCGGCCTGATCATCGGGGCGATGGTCAAGAACCCGCGCGGCGCGAACACCTGGGGCATCTTCCCGACGATGGGTCTGATGGCGATCTCGGGTATTTTCTATCCGATCACCTCACTGGCGGGCTGGCTCCAGGGCGTCGCGCAGGTCTTTCCCGTGTACTGGGTGGGACTGGGCACGCGCGCCGCGCTGCTGCCCGAGGCGGCGGTCGCGGTCGAGCTCGGCGACTCCTGGCGCAGGCCCATGACCGCGGTCGTGCTGCTCGCCTGGGCCGTCGTCGCGCTGCTGATCGCGCCGAAGGTCCTGGGCCGTACGGCGCGCGGTGAGACGGGATCGAAGGTAGAGGCACGGCAGCAGGAGGCTTTGAAGCGCGTTGGGTGA
- a CDS encoding ABC transporter ATP-binding protein — protein MAGAGDLQELGQAEGALGGALGERAIDVRGLRMRYGSKCVLNGVDFGVRRGEVLALLGPNGAGKTTIIEIMEGFRTCSAGEVSVLGVDPARGDERWRARLGIVLQSWRDHGKWKVRELLAQLGDFYRPYSTAERPRPRNVDELIAMVGLEQQADQRIASLSGGQRRRLDVAIGIVGRPEVLFLDEPTVGFDPKARRDFHDVVHRLSDLEDTTILLTTHDLDEAEKLSDRILILAGGRIVADGSADQLARETEGKAEVRWSVGGEHYVHAAPDAGVFVHELFKQHGDRVRDLEVRRASLEDTYMAMVRQHEAGRSEEAIAAFREAGK, from the coding sequence ATGGCAGGGGCCGGCGATCTGCAAGAGCTGGGTCAGGCAGAGGGAGCACTGGGCGGCGCCTTAGGGGAACGGGCGATCGACGTCCGCGGACTCCGGATGCGGTACGGCTCCAAGTGCGTGCTGAACGGAGTCGACTTCGGCGTTCGGAGGGGCGAGGTCCTCGCTCTGCTGGGGCCGAACGGCGCCGGGAAGACCACGATCATCGAGATCATGGAGGGGTTCCGCACCTGTTCGGCGGGTGAGGTCAGTGTGCTCGGCGTCGATCCGGCCAGGGGCGACGAGCGGTGGCGCGCCCGGCTGGGCATCGTGCTCCAGTCGTGGCGCGACCACGGGAAGTGGAAGGTCCGGGAACTACTGGCCCAGCTCGGTGACTTCTACCGGCCCTACTCCACCGCCGAGCGGCCCCGCCCGCGGAACGTGGACGAGCTGATCGCCATGGTCGGCCTGGAGCAGCAGGCGGACCAGAGGATCGCATCCCTGTCCGGCGGTCAGCGCCGTCGCCTCGACGTCGCCATCGGCATCGTCGGCCGGCCCGAGGTGCTGTTCCTGGACGAGCCCACCGTCGGGTTCGACCCCAAGGCGCGGCGGGACTTCCACGACGTGGTGCACCGGCTCTCCGACCTGGAGGACACCACGATCCTGCTTACCACGCACGACCTGGACGAGGCCGAGAAGCTGTCCGACCGCATCCTGATCCTGGCCGGCGGCCGGATCGTCGCCGACGGCAGTGCCGACCAGCTTGCCAGGGAGACCGAGGGCAAGGCCGAGGTCCGCTGGAGCGTCGGCGGCGAGCACTACGTCCACGCCGCCCCGGACGCCGGCGTGTTCGTCCACGAGCTGTTCAAGCAGCACGGGGACCGGGTTCGTGACCTCGAGGTGCGCAGGGCCAGCCTGGAGGACACGTACATGGCCATGGTCCGGCAGCACGAGGCCGGCCGGTCCGAAGAGGCGATCGCGGCGTTCCGGGAGGCGGGCAAGTGA
- a CDS encoding ester cyclase: MLYGRHVGPLAGFAPTSRRFTGEQIHSLRVVDGKVGEHRDWPEYRGTCRRLGEPWPESWDRRR; the protein is encoded by the coding sequence GTGCTCTACGGCCGGCACGTCGGACCGTTGGCGGGCTTCGCACCCACCAGCCGCCGCTTCACGGGTGAGCAGATCCATTCGCTGCGCGTCGTCGACGGCAAGGTCGGGGAGCATCGGGACTGGCCCGAGTACCGGGGCACGTGTCGCCGGCTCGGTGAGCCGTGGCCGGAGTCGTGGGACCGGCGCCGATAG
- a CDS encoding mycothiol-dependent nitroreductase Rv2466c family protein encodes MTELRTVDFWFDPVCPYTWIASRWMVEVTKVRPVGVRWRVMSLSVLNEHRDDDPEGDWEDYMWAPVRVCAAVEERFGQQALGDLFTAMGTRFHLRGDWGNLTAVLADAGLPEEIAEAAESTAYDEVIRSSHAQAVALAGGDIGTPVVSVAGPGGQRVGFFGPVVSPAPTGEAAGRLWDGFVLMAAVPGFHEVKRTRTGEPRFDMAD; translated from the coding sequence ATGACCGAACTGCGAACCGTCGACTTCTGGTTCGACCCCGTCTGCCCGTACACGTGGATCGCCTCGCGGTGGATGGTGGAGGTCACCAAGGTCCGGCCGGTGGGCGTCCGCTGGCGGGTGATGAGTCTTTCGGTGCTCAACGAGCACCGGGACGACGACCCCGAGGGCGACTGGGAGGACTACATGTGGGCTCCGGTGCGGGTGTGTGCCGCCGTGGAGGAGCGGTTCGGCCAGCAGGCGCTCGGCGACCTCTTCACGGCGATGGGCACCCGCTTCCACCTCCGGGGGGACTGGGGGAACCTCACCGCGGTACTGGCGGATGCCGGGCTGCCGGAGGAGATCGCGGAGGCCGCCGAGTCCACCGCCTACGACGAGGTAATCCGATCCTCGCACGCGCAGGCCGTCGCCCTGGCCGGCGGTGACATCGGCACCCCGGTGGTCTCGGTCGCCGGTCCCGGTGGCCAACGTGTCGGCTTCTTCGGTCCGGTCGTCTCCCCCGCGCCCACCGGGGAGGCGGCCGGACGGCTGTGGGACGGTTTCGTGCTGATGGCCGCTGTTCCGGGCTTCCATGAGGTCAAGCGCACCCGGACCGGCGAGCCCCGGTTCGACATGGCCGACTGA